CTGTTTGCCCCATGTATGTGAATGAGAACGCACATCCCAAACTCTGCAAGATGGACGGTGTGTTGTTTCAGGTGTTCACAACACTTGGCATTATGCTTGCCGCGATGCTGGGTCTGATTTTGGACAAAACAGGAGCTAGTAAAGAAGAGGCAAACATGGCTGGGCGGTTACACGTTTTTTCAGCGGTACCGCTTGGATTGTCCGTCGCCATGTTCCTAGTGGGCATGTTCCTCCGCGAAAGCACTGCAACATTTTCCCAAGACGATGATGGTAAGGCTGATGGCGGAATGGACCCCAACGAGTATGGCTGGGGGCAGATGTTGTGGCCACTGTTCATGGGCGCTGTAACCGCTGGTACGCTGCAgctgactgggatcaacgcGGTAATGAACTATGCGCCGAAGATTACAGAGAACCTCGGAATGGATCCATCACTTGGCAACTTTCTGGTTATGGCATGGAATTTTGTGACATCCCTTGTGGCTATTCCACTTGCGTCACGCTTTACGATGCGTCAAATGTTTATCACCTGTTCCTTTGTTGCGTCATGTATGTGCTTGTTCCTATGTGGAATCCCAGTGTTCCCCGGTGTTGCAGGAAAAGAGGTGAAGAATGGTGTGGCAACTACTGGTATCGCCCTGTTCATAGCTGCATTTGAGTTTGGTGTTGGGTCGTGCTTCTTCGTGCTTGCACAGGACCTTTTCCCACCATCATTCCGACCTAAGGGCGGTTCGTTTGTTGTCATGATGCAGTTTATCTTTAACATCCTTATTAACCTATTGTATCCCATTACAACCGAAGCTATATCTGGTGGGCCAACTGCCAACCAGGACAAGGGACAGGCCGTTGCATTCATACTGTTTGGTTTAATTGGCTTGATTTGTTCCGTTCTGCAGTTCTTTTACTTGTATCCATACGATGCCAATCAGGACCATGAGAATGACCATGGTGGTGAGCCTGTGGAACAGAAGACATATCCCGTTGAAGCATCTCCGCGGAACTAAAGCACTGAAGCTTAATTCATCTGGTGAGGTATTGTTTGTCTCGCTCGCATGACTCATGTGCTGGGGAAGTGTAAAAGGGGGGATGGCGACGAAGTTGTTTCTTGCATATTTCTCGCGCATCTgatgaattaaaaaaaaacgattaTTGCATAACATGATTATCTGACCACAAAACGTTTTGTAGTTTGAAGGAGGTAATTGGGTAATGTTTTAGAGGTCGTCAATATTAGTGGCGTTAATGAAAACGGATTTTAaaatttacttctttttgctgttttatgTTGTCTATAtatacttttgtttttccatcaaGTCGACTGTGCCTATTATTATCTGCTCCGTTTTGTAGCAGCGGATGGACAGATGGATGAAGTGATATATGAGGGCAGTATGCTGTTAGTGTGTATGTGCGCATAAACTGATATTATGTACTTCCTTTCTCGTAAAATACGCGCATAGAAGGTATGCGAGTGGGGACAATTTTCCCGTAATTTTGTTGCCTAAGCTTCTGAGGCCTATATGAATTACATATATGGAAGGAAGATCTGCTCTTTTTTCCGTGCATGTATCTTGAGGTCGTTGCTGCTCCATGGTGATGGTGTGTATGAAGGGGTGGGtcattcactttttttcgtttctatTCGGTAATATAATACAAATGAAGACGTTTATATctttttgatgttgtttcaCTTGATCGTCTTTCCAGTCGGAGTGTCGTCAGCTTTGTGAAGAAAAGCAGTGCTTTGATTTTCATACACTTCGGCTAGAGTGCGTCCCGTTTCTGGCGTCACGCGATGTTCTGCTACAATGATCTCTTACTTTACCCGTAACACCACATTAATGgtttatttcacttttttgGTTGATTTTGTTTGGATTGCTGCTGCCACATTACGTCTCCCTTCCatattgttttattattttcagttACGCAATCAGGCAAACTCATATAAATTGTCCAGTGACCCAAAACAATGACTGAGCGTCGTGATAACGTTTCCCACGCACCTGATGCCATCGAGGGCCCAAACGATGGTGCTCACGCCGAGGACACATCACCGGGTTTCTTCTCACTCGAGAATCTTGGTGTGGCGCAGGTACAAGTCGTCGGAGGAACTCTGAACGGATTTTCCATCGGCTTTGTTGCTGTGTACATCCTTCTCTATGAAGTGGCGACGAATTGTTCATTATTCAAGACTACGGAAGCGTGCAAGGCCGTGGGTTCTTATGGATGTGAGTGGAAGGATACGGAAGTGTGCTCATGGAAGAAGGAATGTGACTCCGATTCCGATGGTGTCAATCCATGCGAAAGCCTTATTGGGTACAGCTCACTTTACAGCGGTATCTTTGCTTCTGCCATGATCGTTGGTTCAATGGTTGGGTCGATTATAGCCGGGAAGTGCATCACTATGTTTGGACTGAAGAAATCATTCATCATTGTTGGCGTCATGAGTGTTGTGGCGTCTGCACTGAACCACATATCCGTGGCAACGAATGAGTTTTGGGTTCTATGCGCTGGACGAGTGCTCATGGGTATCGGTCTCGGCGTTGTTTGCGTTATTTGCCCCATGTATGTGAATGAGAACGCACATCCCAAACTCTCTAAGGTGGACGGTGTGTTGTTTCAGGTGTTCATCACGTTTGGGATTATGCTTGCCGCGATGCTGGGTCTGATTTTGGACAAAACGGTTAACTATGATAATGACCCCGACATGGCTGGGCGTTTTCACGGTTTTTGTGCAGTGTCATCCGTACTCTCCGTCGCCATGTTCCTAGTGGGCATGTTCCTCCGCGAAAGCACTGCAACATTTTCCCAAGACGATGATGGTAAGGCTGATGGCGGAATGGACCCCAACGAGTATGGCTGGGGGCAGATGTTGTGGCCACTGTTCATGGGCGCTGTAACCGCTGGTACGCTGCAgctgactgggatcaacgcGGTAATGAACTATGCGCCGAAGATTACAGAGAACCTCGGAATGGATCCATCACTTGGCAACTTTCTGGTTATGGCATGGAATTTTGTGACATCCCTTGTGGCTATTCCACTTGCGTCACGCTTTACGATGCGTCAAATGTTTATCACCTGTTCCTTTGTTGCGTCATGTATGTGCTTGTTCCTATGTGGAATCCCAGTGTTCCCCGGTGTTGCTGAAGAAAAGGTGAAGAATGGTGTGGCAACTACTGGTATCGCCCTGTTCATAGCTGCATTTGAGTTTGGTGTTGGGTCGTGCTTCTTCGTGCTTGCACAGGACCTTTTCCCACCATCATTCCGACCTAAGGGCTCTTCGTTTGTTGTCATGATGCAGTTTATCTTTAACATCCTTATTAACCTATTGTATCCCATTACAACCGAAGCTATATCTGGTGGGCCAACCGGCGACCAGGATAAGGGACAGGCCGTTGTATTCATACTGTTTGGTTTAATTGGCTTGATTTGTTTCGTTCTGCAGTTCTTTTACTTGTATCCATACGATGCCAATCAGGACCATGAGAATGACCATGGCGCTGAGCCCGTGGAACGTATTGCTTCTCCCGTTGATGTCCCCACGCCGCGGAACTAAAGCACTGAAGCTTAATTCATCTGGTGAGGTATTGTTTGTCTCGCTCGCATGACTCATGTGCTGGGGAAGTGTAAAAGGGGGGATGGCGACGTAACCGATATTGTTAGAGGGCGGGAATTCCCCTCGATGTTTACGTTGTGAGGTAAATAAAACAGGATTTCTGTTGGGCCTTTGGATTTGACATTTTAAGGTTATCTCCCATGTCCCTATTTTAACGAGGCAGCAATCGCTATAGTGTATCTGATGTACCAATTGATGAGGCTGATCGTTGCAGTAaaatattccttttttattatgTGTTGTGGTGGtcaccgttttttttaatttgtgaCGTGTtatcgctttttttttgttttcctttatgTGAGTGATGCGGGTTGTTAGTGTTACATAttgtcttttcttgttttacttttgtaaATTCCttaattttattattattttattattttgtcgACCTATGAATATTCTTGGTTTTCTGTCTTGTTGCACGGCAATAGATGGACAGATGGATGAAGTGATATATGAGGGCAGTATGCTGTTAGTGTGTATGTGCACTCTaaagctgctgctgtgtcgGGATAGTGATTTACGTAGGGCagttgatttttcttttttctttttttttttgtaatatTATACAATTGAAGACGTTTCTTAATagttttttgaaaaaaaaacattgtgttgttttttattggtgTACAGGGGACAACTTGTTTTATTAAAACCCTTTGTCGTTGGGCTGTGCCCCAATTCTGGCGTCACGCGATGTTCTTCTATAATGATCTCTTACTTTACCCGTAACACCACATTAATGgtttatttcacttttttgGTTGATTTTGTTTGGATTGCTGCTGCCACATTACGTCTCCCTTCCatattgttttattattttcagttACGCAATCAGGCAAACTCATATAAATTGTCCAGTGACCCAAAACAATGACTGAGCGTCGTGATAACGTTTCCCACGCACCTGATGCCATCGAGGGCCCAAACGATGGTGCTCACGCCGAGGACACATCACCGGGTTTCTTCTCACTCGAGAATCTTGGTGTGGCGCAGGTACAAGTCGTCGGAGGAACTCTGAACGGATTTTCCATCGGCTTTGTTGCTGTGTACATCCTTCTCTATGAAGTGGCGACGAATTGTTCATTATTCAAGACTACGGAAGCGTGCAAGGCCGTGGGTTCTTATGGATGTGAGTGGAAGGATACGGAAGTGTGCTCATGGAAGAAGGAATGTGACTCCGATTCCGATGGTGTCAATCCATGCGAAAGCCTTATTGGGTACAGCTCACTTTACAGCGGTATCTTTGCTTCTGCCATGATCGTTGGTTCAATGGTTGGGTCGATTATAGCCGGGAAGTGCATCACTATGTTTGGACTGAAGAAATCATTCATCATTGTTGGCGTCATGAGTGTTGTGGCGTCTGCACTGAACCACATATCCGTGGCAACGAATGAGTTTTGGGTTCTATGCGCTGGACGAGTGCTCATGGGTATCGGTCTCGGCGTTGTTTGCGTTATTTGCCCCATGTATGTGAATGAGAACGCACATCCCAAACTCTCTAAGGTGGACGGTGTGTTGTTTCAGGTGTTCATCACGTTTGGGATTATGCTTGCCGCGATGCTGGGTCTGATTTTGGACAAAACGGTTAACTATGATAATGACCCCGACATGGCTGGGCGTTTTCACGGTTTTTGTGCAGTGTCATCCGTACTCTCCGTCGCCATGTTCCTAGTGGGCATGTTCCTCCGCGAAAGCACTGCAACATTTTCCCAAGACGATGATGGTAAGGCTGATGGCGGAATGGACCCCAACGAGTATGGCTGGGGGCAGATGTTGTGGCCACTGTTCATGGGCGCTGTAACCGCTGGTACGCTGCAgctgactgggatcaacgcGGTAATGAACTATGCGCCGAAGATTACAGAGAACCTCGGAATGGATCCATCACTTGGCAACTTTCTGGTTATGGCATGGAATTTTGTGACATC
This region of Trypanosoma brucei gambiense DAL972 chromosome 10, complete sequence genomic DNA includes:
- a CDS encoding glucose transporter 1B, putative → MTERRDNVSHAPDAIEGPNDGAHAEDTSPGFFSLENLGVAQVQVVGGTLNGYVIGYVAVYLLLYLTATECKFTTEGACGGAKIYGCKWSGTTCKFENPKCSEGSDPSDSCKNEVAYTSVYSGIFACAMIVGSMVGSIIAGKCITTFGLKKSFIIVSITCTIACVVVQVAIEYNNYYALCTGRVLIGLGVGILCSVCPMYVNENAHPKLCKMDGVLFQVFTTLGIMLAAMLGLILDKTGASKEEANMAGRLHVFSAVPLGLSVAMFLVGMFLRESTATFSQDDDGKADGGMDPNEYGWGQMLWPLFMGAVTAGTLQLTGINAVMNYAPKITENLGMDPSLGNFLVMAWNFVTSLVAIPLASRFTMRQMFITCSFVASCMCLFLCGIPVFPGVAGKEVKNGVATTGIALFIAAFEFGVGSCFFVLAQDLFPPSFRPKGGSFVVMMQFIFNILINLLYPITTEAISGGPTANQDKGQAVAFILFGLIGLICSVLQFFYLYPYDANQDHENDHGGEPVEQKTYPVEASPRN
- a CDS encoding glucose transporter; translation: MTERRDNVSHAPDAIEGPNDGAHAEDTSPGFFSLENLGVAQVQVVGGTLNGFSIGFVAVYILLYEVATNCSLFKTTEACKAVGSYGCEWKDTEVCSWKKECDSDSDGVNPCESLIGYSSLYSGIFASAMIVGSMVGSIIAGKCITMFGLKKSFIIVGVMSVVASALNHISVATNEFWVLCAGRVLMGIGLGVVCVICPMYVNENAHPKLSKVDGVLFQVFITFGIMLAAMLGLILDKTVNYDNDPDMAGRFHGFCAVSSVLSVAMFLVGMFLRESTATFSQDDDGKADGGMDPNEYGWGQMLWPLFMGAVTAGTLQLTGINAVMNYAPKITENLGMDPSLGNFLVMAWNFVTSLVAIPLASRFTMRQMFITCSFVASCMCLFLCGIPVFPGVAEEKVKNGVATTGIALFIAAFEFGVGSCFFVLAQDLFPPSFRPKGSSFVVMMQFIFNILINLLYPITTEAISGGPTGDQDKGQAVVFILFGLIGLICFVLQFFYLYPYDANQDHENDHGAEPVERIASPVDVPTPRN
- a CDS encoding glucose transporter, translating into MTERRDNVSHAPDAIEGPNDGAHAEDTSPGFFSLENLGVAQVQVVGGTLNGFSIGFVAVYILLYEVATNCSLFKTTEACKAVGSYGCEWKDTEVCSWKKECDSDSDGVNPCESLIGYSSLYSGIFASAMIVGSMVGSIIAGKCITMFGLKKSFIIVGVMSVVASALNHISVATNEFWVLCAGRVLMGIGLGVVCVICPMYVNENAHPKLSKVDGVLFQVFITFGIMLAAMLGLILDKTVNYDNDPDMAGRFHGFCAVSSVLSVAMFLVGMFLRESTATFSQDDDGKADGGMDPNEYGWGQMLWPLFMGAVTAGTLQLTGINAVMNYAPKITENLGMDPSLGNFLVMAWNFVTSLVAIPLASRFTMRQMFITCSFVASCMCLFLCGIPVFPGVAEEKVKNGVATTGIALFIAAFEFGVGSCFFVLAQDLFPPSFRPKGSSFVVMMQFIFNILINLLYPITTEAISGGPTGDQDKGQAVVFILFGLIGLICFVLQFFYLYPYDANQDHENDHGAEPVERIASPVDVPTPRN